One genomic segment of Lampris incognitus isolate fLamInc1 chromosome 2, fLamInc1.hap2, whole genome shotgun sequence includes these proteins:
- the eif6 gene encoding eukaryotic translation initiation factor 6, whose protein sequence is MAVRASFEKNNEIGCFAKLTNTYCLVAIGGAENFYSVFEGELSETIPVVHASIAGCRIIGRMCVGNRHGLLVPNNTTDQELQHIRNCLPDLVRIQRVEERLSALGNVIACNDYVALVHPDIDRETEEILADTLKVEVFRQTVAEQVLVGSYCAFSNQGGLVHPKTSIEDQDELSSLLQVPLVAGTVNRGSEVIAAGMVVNDWCAFCGLDTTSTELSVIESVFRLGDTAQPSAIATSMRDSLIDSLT, encoded by the exons ATGGCTGTGAGAGCATCATTTGAGAAAAACAACGAGATAGGCTGTTTCGCCAAACTTACCAATACGTACTGTCTGGTGGCGATTGGCGGAGCGGAGAATTTCTACAG TGTGTTTGAAGGAGAATTGTCAGAAACTATCCCAGTGGTTCACGCCTCCATAGCTGGCTGCCGCATCATAGGGAGGATGTGTGTGG GTAACCGCCACGGCCTTTTGGTGCCTAATAACACGACAGACCAGGAGCTGCAACACATCAGAAACTGCCTACCAGATTTGGTCAGAATCCAGAGAGTAGAAGAGAGACTGTCTGCGCTGGGCAATGTCATTGCGTGCAACGATTACGTAGCGCTAGTCCACCCAGACATTGACAGG GAAACAGAGGAAATCCTGGCAGATACGCTGAAGGTGGAGGTCTTCCGTCAGACGGTGGCAGAACAGGTCCTGGTAGGATCCTACTGTGCTTTTAGCAATCAGGGGGGCCTGGTCCATCCAAAGACCTCCATAGAGGACCAGGACGAGCTGTCATCTCTGCTTCAAGTCCCACTGGTG GCTGGTACAGTTAACCGGGGCAGTGAGGTCATCGCAGCAGGGATGGTGGTCAATGACTGGTGCGCGTTCTGTGGCCTGGACACTACCAGTACAGAACTGTCCGTCATTGAGAGCGTGTTCAGGCTCGGTGACACGGCACAGCCCTCTGCCATTGCCACCAGCATGAGAGACTCGCTGATCGATAG CCTGACATAA